A window of the Sporosarcina sp. FSL K6-2383 genome harbors these coding sequences:
- the sirA gene encoding sporulation inhibitor of replication protein SirA — protein sequence MRSYGIYKVKEMYQPFVIGRERLLYDLLKEDGQQHDCMREVDYLCDRLEEELINEAIVTNLGKGFTSIECRDGEYKLTHPVKGSILISRSSYSLNVFCDGSRMLDLDLFVALSGSGDRFFAVMDGQGEWGWLKPVKYADLRMREENVFL from the coding sequence TTGCGATCATACGGAATTTACAAAGTGAAAGAAATGTACCAGCCATTCGTCATTGGACGTGAAAGGCTATTGTATGACCTCTTGAAAGAAGATGGACAGCAACATGATTGTATGCGAGAAGTGGATTATTTATGTGATCGACTGGAAGAGGAATTAATCAATGAAGCGATCGTGACGAATCTTGGTAAAGGCTTCACATCCATTGAGTGCCGAGATGGTGAATATAAGTTGACGCATCCCGTTAAGGGGTCTATCCTCATCTCACGTTCATCCTATTCATTAAACGTGTTTTGTGACGGCTCTCGTATGCTGGACCTTGATCTGTTCGTTGCCTTATCCGGCTCGGGCGACCGTTTCTTTGCTGTAATGGATGGACAGGGGGAGTGGGGCTGGTTAAAGCCAGTTAAATATGCGGATCTTCGCATGAGGGAAGAAAACGTATTTTTATGA
- a CDS encoding YneF family protein, translated as MGTIWWIIIVIVALAAGVALGFFIARQYMMKYLKDNPPINEEMLRMMMMQMGQKPSQKKINQMMAQMNKASDKGMKKK; from the coding sequence ATGGGAACAATTTGGTGGATTATAATAGTCATCGTTGCGCTAGCAGCAGGTGTGGCACTTGGATTTTTCATTGCACGTCAATATATGATGAAATATTTGAAAGACAACCCGCCGATTAATGAAGAAATGTTACGTATGATGATGATGCAAATGGGGCAAAAGCCATCACAAAAGAAAATCAATCAAATGATGGCACAAATGAACAAAGCTAGTGACAAAGGTATGAAAAAGAAATAA
- a CDS encoding GNAT family N-acetyltransferase: MQINQQWNQEDSDYIRKKVIKHNLSKIPDEVKHPVKNISFMLRNEEEEILGGITGTIFWYHLHIDFLWVDESLRGKGYGKKLLDQIEKTARENNCKLIQLDTFSFQAPDFYQKYGYQIVGIIEEHPTKDFQQYYLEKRLF, encoded by the coding sequence ATGCAAATTAATCAGCAGTGGAATCAGGAAGATAGTGACTATATTAGAAAAAAGGTTATTAAACATAATCTGTCTAAAATACCTGATGAAGTAAAGCATCCAGTTAAAAATATTAGCTTTATGCTTAGAAATGAAGAGGAAGAAATACTCGGGGGAATCACAGGGACTATATTTTGGTATCATCTGCATATCGACTTTTTATGGGTTGATGAATCACTGAGAGGCAAAGGCTACGGAAAAAAATTATTGGATCAGATAGAAAAAACGGCAAGAGAAAATAATTGTAAACTGATTCAACTAGATACTTTCAGCTTTCAAGCCCCCGATTTTTATCAAAAGTATGGCTATCAAATCGTCGGCATTATTGAAGAACATCCGACTAAAGATTTTCAACAGTATTATTTAGAAAAAAGATTATTTTGA
- a CDS encoding alpha/beta fold hydrolase, with the protein MRRRALYITGILSGIFTTLLTIFGILLTNKMMFLKPKNPDLIMRREILSRRFDEYWYETVCKDDMWIESPNGYRLKAVFLKPLETTRTVVICHGVTENKINSMKYARLFEKLGFNSVVFDHRRHGDSGGKTTSFGYYEKSDLKAVVQAVRERIGKRALLGIHGESMGAATAILYAGTYEDEANFLVADCSFSDFTEQILHMLRLETPLRTAMVIRIGNLFLKMRDGYSTNLVSPREVVKNITIPALFIHSMEDDFILPYMTEELYEAKVGDKMLKLFPKGAHAKSYNDNPFQYELTVREFLARFGFSQ; encoded by the coding sequence ATGAGACGGCGTGCTCTATATATTACCGGTATACTTTCTGGTATTTTCACGACGTTGCTAACTATTTTCGGCATTCTTCTAACGAATAAAATGATGTTTTTGAAGCCGAAGAATCCTGATTTAATCATGAGACGTGAGATTTTGTCGAGACGTTTTGATGAATATTGGTATGAGACGGTGTGCAAGGATGATATGTGGATTGAATCACCGAACGGTTATCGTTTAAAAGCAGTCTTTTTAAAACCGCTGGAGACGACAAGGACCGTTGTCATTTGTCATGGTGTTACCGAAAATAAAATCAATTCAATGAAATATGCCCGTCTCTTCGAAAAGCTCGGCTTCAATTCTGTCGTGTTTGATCATCGACGGCATGGGGATTCTGGCGGTAAAACAACGAGTTTTGGCTATTATGAAAAAAGTGATTTGAAAGCAGTTGTCCAAGCGGTTCGCGAACGAATTGGCAAACGTGCATTGCTCGGTATTCATGGAGAGTCTATGGGAGCAGCTACGGCTATTTTGTATGCAGGCACTTATGAAGATGAAGCAAATTTTCTTGTGGCAGACTGCTCATTTTCCGATTTCACTGAACAAATTCTTCATATGTTACGGCTGGAAACCCCACTGCGTACTGCGATGGTTATCCGAATCGGCAATTTATTTTTGAAGATGCGTGATGGCTATTCGACGAATCTTGTTTCACCACGAGAGGTCGTTAAAAATATTACAATCCCTGCGCTGTTCATCCATAGCATGGAGGATGATTTCATCTTGCCTTACATGACTGAAGAATTGTATGAGGCAAAAGTTGGAGATAAAATGCTAAAATTATTCCCAAAAGGTGCTCATGCCAAATCATATAATGATAACCCATTCCAATATGAATTGACGGTTCGAGAATTTTTAGCTCGTTTTGGTTTTTCACAATGA
- a CDS encoding hydroxymethylglutaryl-CoA lyase — MFILPKNVTIIEVGPRDGLQNEKKYVETEQKLEFIQALQGAGITEMELTSFVSPKWVPQMADAKDIIANTPQVGQQFVLTPNAKGVELALEADVQSVAVFVGVSNSFNKKNINRSTDESMAALEPVIANLKEAGIFVRACISTAFYCPYEGKIDPKDTLALCRRFETFGVDELSVADTIGMANPQESYNLFSMLKDELPDMLMTAHFHDTRKMAIANIFAALQAGIDRFDTSAGGLGGCPFAPGATGNVATEDVVHMLDTLGITTGIDVKKICEAVKMIAPHVSRPIDTAMYRLFENGQL, encoded by the coding sequence ATGTTCATTTTACCAAAAAACGTTACGATTATCGAGGTCGGTCCACGAGATGGACTGCAAAATGAAAAAAAATATGTCGAAACAGAGCAAAAACTAGAATTCATTCAGGCACTTCAAGGGGCAGGCATTACAGAAATGGAACTAACTTCATTCGTATCGCCGAAGTGGGTACCGCAAATGGCGGACGCTAAGGATATCATTGCTAACACGCCGCAGGTCGGACAACAATTCGTACTGACGCCCAATGCAAAAGGTGTCGAGCTAGCGCTCGAAGCAGATGTACAAAGTGTCGCGGTGTTCGTAGGGGTCAGTAATTCATTTAACAAAAAAAACATTAACCGTTCGACGGATGAAAGTATGGCTGCGCTTGAACCGGTCATTGCTAATTTAAAAGAAGCAGGTATTTTTGTCCGTGCTTGTATTTCTACTGCATTTTATTGTCCGTATGAGGGGAAGATAGATCCTAAAGATACACTCGCCCTATGCCGGCGCTTCGAAACTTTTGGGGTCGATGAATTAAGCGTGGCGGATACGATTGGTATGGCCAATCCACAGGAGAGTTATAACTTGTTTAGCATGTTGAAGGACGAACTTCCTGATATGCTCATGACAGCGCATTTTCATGATACGCGCAAAATGGCGATTGCTAATATTTTTGCTGCGCTACAGGCTGGAATTGATCGTTTTGACACATCGGCAGGTGGACTGGGCGGCTGTCCATTTGCACCCGGCGCGACAGGGAATGTAGCGACAGAGGATGTCGTACATATGCTTGATACACTTGGTATTACAACGGGCATTGATGTAAAAAAGATTTGTGAAGCAGTCAAAATGATTGCACCACATGTTTCACGGCCAATTGATACTGCTATGTACAGATTATTTGAAAACGGACAACTGTAA
- a CDS encoding acetyl-CoA C-acetyltransferase gives MSTEVVIVSAVRTAIGSFLGSLKDVAATDLGATAIQEALQRAGVASDSVDEVIMGNVLQAGLGQNPARQAAIKAGLPETVPALTINKVCGSGLKAVHLARQAIIAGDADIIVAGGMENMSQAPYLLKNGREGFKMGDQKIIDSMITDGLWCAFNDYHMGITAENLCDHYAITREEQDAFSAQSQQKAAAAIEAGVFKDEIVPVAIPQRKGEPIIFDTDEYVKAGTTADKLGKLRPVFKKDGSVTAGNASGINDGAAALVIMSKAKADELGLTPLATIAANGNAGVDPAVMGIGPVQAVKKALGKANLQLADIDLIEANEAFAAQSIAVDKELGFDKEKLNVNGGAIALGHPIGASGARILVTLLHEMQRRDAKSGLATLCIGGGQGVATIVTRP, from the coding sequence ATGTCAACAGAAGTTGTGATTGTCAGTGCAGTTCGAACTGCAATCGGTTCATTTTTAGGTTCACTGAAAGATGTAGCAGCAACAGATCTTGGGGCAACTGCTATTCAAGAGGCGTTGCAGCGCGCAGGAGTGGCGTCTGACAGTGTCGATGAGGTCATCATGGGGAATGTACTACAAGCAGGACTTGGTCAAAATCCGGCACGTCAAGCAGCCATTAAAGCGGGATTGCCTGAAACCGTTCCGGCTTTAACGATTAATAAAGTGTGCGGCTCGGGGTTAAAGGCTGTCCACTTAGCACGTCAAGCCATCATCGCGGGGGATGCAGACATTATTGTTGCAGGCGGCATGGAAAATATGAGTCAAGCACCTTACTTATTGAAAAATGGAAGAGAAGGCTTTAAAATGGGGGATCAAAAAATCATCGACAGTATGATTACAGATGGTTTATGGTGTGCATTTAATGATTATCATATGGGTATTACAGCTGAAAATTTATGTGACCACTATGCGATTACACGTGAAGAACAGGATGCATTTTCTGCACAGTCACAGCAGAAAGCAGCTGCTGCTATTGAGGCGGGCGTATTTAAAGATGAAATTGTGCCAGTTGCTATTCCGCAACGAAAAGGCGAGCCAATTATTTTTGATACAGATGAATACGTCAAAGCTGGCACAACCGCGGATAAGTTGGGAAAATTGCGTCCAGTATTTAAGAAAGACGGTAGTGTTACGGCAGGAAATGCTTCTGGCATTAACGATGGGGCAGCCGCACTAGTTATCATGTCAAAAGCAAAGGCAGACGAGCTTGGCTTGACTCCGCTCGCAACGATTGCGGCAAATGGTAATGCGGGTGTCGATCCTGCAGTTATGGGGATCGGTCCTGTACAAGCTGTTAAAAAGGCACTAGGGAAAGCCAATTTACAACTAGCCGATATTGATTTGATTGAAGCAAATGAAGCTTTCGCAGCACAATCGATTGCGGTCGATAAAGAACTTGGATTTGATAAAGAAAAACTCAACGTTAATGGTGGAGCAATCGCACTTGGCCATCCAATCGGTGCAAGTGGTGCACGGATTCTCGTCACACTTCTTCATGAAATGCAGCGTCGAGACGCCAAATCTGGACTCGCAACGCTATGCATCGGTGGAGGACAAGGTGTCGCAACGATTGTTACGCGACCATGA
- a CDS encoding YqkE family protein — MAKKRKQVTPTHPKKIENEGLTLSDALDDDVLAKLKAAKQQLSAAEQAKEEQRQEQVRQERKEREKNKSFGELLDEHGYGGSKF, encoded by the coding sequence ATGGCTAAAAAACGTAAACAAGTAACACCAACACACCCGAAAAAGATAGAAAATGAGGGCTTAACACTTTCAGATGCACTTGACGATGATGTTCTTGCGAAATTGAAGGCGGCGAAACAGCAATTATCTGCTGCTGAACAAGCAAAAGAAGAACAGCGCCAAGAGCAAGTTCGTCAGGAACGTAAAGAACGTGAAAAAAATAAAAGTTTCGGGGAACTACTCGATGAGCACGGATACGGTGGATCAAAATTTTAA